A stretch of Geminocystis sp. NIES-3708 DNA encodes these proteins:
- a CDS encoding tyrosine-type recombinase/integrase, which produces MLNLTTQLLFSAMSKLNQPPVKQKSNREREYLRLDEIKTMIQIARKIGRHGLRDSTIILLMFRHGLRTAELIALKWSYVDLKEGYIEIHRVKHGHNTTHPLREIELRALHQLKRNYPESSYIFVSERKTPIATRTIRHIIARAGKLAEIPFPVHPHQLRHGCGYYLASRGHDTRAIQDYLGHKNIHHTVRYTQISPTRFESFWQD; this is translated from the coding sequence ATGTTAAATTTAACCACTCAACTTCTATTTTCGGCAATGTCTAAATTAAATCAACCTCCAGTCAAACAAAAATCGAATAGAGAAAGAGAATATTTACGGCTTGATGAAATCAAGACAATGATTCAGATAGCACGGAAAATAGGAAGGCATGGACTCAGGGATTCCACTATCATTTTATTAATGTTTCGTCACGGACTACGAACAGCCGAATTAATCGCTTTAAAATGGAGCTATGTTGATTTAAAAGAAGGTTATATCGAAATACATCGAGTAAAACATGGACATAATACGACACATCCTTTACGAGAAATAGAATTAAGAGCATTACATCAACTAAAACGCAACTATCCTGAAAGCAGTTATATTTTTGTTTCTGAGCGTAAAACACCTATTGCCACTCGTACAATTCGCCATATTATAGCAAGAGCGGGAAAATTAGCCGAAATACCATTTCCAGTACACCCACATCAACTGCGTCATGGTTGCGGTTATTATCTAGCATCCCGTGGGCATGATACCAGAGCCATTCAAGACTATCTAGGACACAAAAATATTCATCACACAGTACGTTATACGCAAATTTCCCCCACAAGATTTGAATCTTTTTGGCAGGATTAG